In Nicotiana tabacum cultivar K326 chromosome 19, ASM71507v2, whole genome shotgun sequence, one DNA window encodes the following:
- the LOC107832611 gene encoding protein indeterminate-domain 7, which yields MSNISSGNSSTAGAEEEYEEQDQQQTSNVLPSSVHQEQDLPNKKRRKLPGNPDPSSEVIALSPKTLMATNRFICEVCNKGFQREQNLQLHRRGHNLPWKLKQKTSSDEIKKRRVYICPEPTCIHHNPARALGDLTGIKKHYSRKHGEKKWKCDKCSKKYAVQSDWKAHSKTCGTKEYKCDCGTIFSRRDSFVTHRAFCDALTEENNKVNQSIASTTGPSHTQVSELMSNSMLNLPEIRNSNMKVPLKPSPHKLNIQTPTGPLLNMAGSMFTSPRNLTSSSFSGFQLSKNSSNMSSSATALLQQAAQMGATVSSSINSSPIMVQKGYPSLFQSDHDHQTQIGSSVHGFFGSVSQNGTQETLISELLNSNRSTTGDHHQMTSRMQNQGWYNGLFNETKINGESGNDSLTLDFLGIGGMRQRNSHEMHQQQQEMSFEQQKEMSSMWDD from the exons ATGTCAAACATTTCTTCTGGGAATAGTAGTACTGCAGGTGCAGAAGAAGAATATGAAGAGCAAGATCAGCAGCAAACTTCTAACGTGTTGCCCTCTAGTGTTCACCAAGAGCAAGATCTTCCTAATAAGAAGAGAAGGAAATTACCTGGAAATCCTG ATCCTAGTTCTGAAGTAATTGCCTTATCACCAAAGACCCTAATGGCAACAAACAGGTTCATATGTGAAGTATGCAACAAAGGCTTCCAAAGGGAACAAAACCTTCAACTACACAGGAGAGGACACAATCTGCCGTGGAAGCTAAAGCAAAAAACAAGCAGTGATGAGATAAAGAAACGGCGAGTGTATATTTGCCCTGAACCAACGTGTATCCACCATAATCCTGCTCGTGCACTTGGAGATCTGACGGGGATTAAGAAACATTATTCGCGTAAACATGGTGAAAAGAAATGGAAATGTGACAAGTGCTCTAAAAAGTATGCAGTGCAATCTGACTGGAAAGCCCATTCCAAAACGTGTGGCACTAAAGAGTACAAATGTGACTGTGGTACCATCTTCTCCAg GAGGGATAGCTTTGTTACTCACAGAGCCTTTTGTGATGCCTTAACTGAAGAAAACAACAAAGTAAACCAAAGTATAGCTTCAACCACAGGACCTAGCCATACCCAAGTTTCTGAACTCATGTCCAATAGCATGTTGAACTTACCAGAAATCAGAAATTCAAACATGAAAGTTCCATTAAAACCTTCACCACACAAACTCAATATTCAAACACCTACAGGACCCTTATTAAACATGGCAGGAAGCATGTTTACTAGTCCAAGAAACTtaacttcttcctctttttctggTTTTCAGCTGAGCAAAAATTCGTCGAATATGTCATCATCAGCAACAGCTTTGTTACAACAAGCAGCTCAAATGGGAGCAACTGTGAGCAGTAGCATCAACTCTAGTCCAATAATGGTACAAAAAGGGTACCCTTCTCTGTTTCAAAGTGATCATGATCATCAAACACAAATAGGGAGCTCTGTGCATGGATTTTTTGGGTCTGTGTCACAAAATGGAACTCAAGAAACGTTGATTTCAGAACTATTGAATTCGAATAGGAGTACTACTGGTGATCATCATCAGATGACTTCAAGAATGCAAAATCAGGGGTGGTATAATGGTTTATTTAATGAAACAAAGATTAATGGAGAGAGTGGGAATGATAGCTTGACACTTGATTTTCTTGGGATAGGGGGAATGAGACAAAGGAATTCCCATGAAATGCATCAGCAGCAACAAGAAATGAGTTTCGAACAGCAAAAAGAAATGAGCTCCATGTGGGATGATTGA